DNA from Polaribacter sp. NJDZ03:
TTCGAATTTTCATTCTCTGAACAGGTATAAAACACCTGATTTTTATTATAACTTAATTCTACTCTATAAATTGCTCCAGGTTCAGCCTCAAACATTTTAGATAAATCTACACTATAGGCTTTCCATTTCTGCGTGTTATTTACTTTGTTATCAATTAATGTAATTGTTTTCTTAGCAACACGCCTACCAACTCGTTTAATCTGATATTCATTATTACTGTTCATGCTATTTTCTTGCAAAAATTGCAACACATTGTCTTCGTAAATTTTAATAATTCTAACGTCTACTTCTTTTACGTTTATGGCTTCGAAGTTGAACTTTAAATCTTTAGAATTTGGTAAAATAGTTCCGCTACTTATCGCTCTTATTTCTGGTTTCTTTTGATCGAAAGTGATGGTTTCTTTATAAGCATCTTTTAATCTATAATTGTCAGAATTTTTGATTCCCTGAAAAACAGATACCAAAACAGCACCTTGAAACTTATTTTCTGAAAATACTTTTAACTCGTTTCCGTTGACAATAAAACGTGGTTTTTTTTCATTTTTAATAGTTACCAAACCATCAAAATTTTGCTGTTTTTTAAGTTGATCAGAAAAGTTGATAGTAATATACTGCTCAGAAGTATTGTTTATCTTTAAACTAAGTACTTTAAAATTATTCTTACCAGGAATAAGAACTTCATTTTCACCTTTAGACTCGGCATTTATAGTTTTTCCATCCCAAGAAATGGTTAATTGAGAATCTTCTACAAAACGTTGGATGCTGTCTATTTTAAATTCGAAAACCTTTCCGTTTTTGTAGGATTCATTCCAAACGATGTTTTTTGATGTTCCATTTTGAGAAGCACTTATTAATTTTTTAGCATTTTCTAATAAAATAATATCTGCAGATTTTACAACTCCTTCTAAATATTGAAATTCTTTAGAATACGATTGTAAATTATTGGTTTGAACATTAAAATTAGGCGTAATTGTTTTAAATTGAAATGTGTAATCTTTAAAACCTTGAGGCGTGTCTTTATAAATTTCTTCCAGTTTTACAGAAACACTATATTCTGTATCTGCACTTAAAACCTCATCCGGAATAAAAATAAAAGCGTGTTTATTTACCGTTTTAATAGTACCATTTACATGTGGTTTTACAAAAATAATTTCAGTTGAAATTTCTTGGTTTGCTTCCCAACCTTCTACTTCTTTGGCAAGGTTTACTTCTATATTATTTGCAACAGAAACCACTCCGGATGTAGTGTAACTTATGTATTCTTTAAACTTAAAAATGTTATCTGTTTTAACTTCTTCTTTTTTACAAGAGAAAATTAACAGCAAAATTGAGATTGTTAAAAGTAAATTTTTCTTTTTCATAGTAATTGTATTTGTAAACACAGCTCAAAAATAAGGATTAGGATTAACCTGAACATAACTGTTTAGTATTCGCTATGGTTTATTTAGTATTCGTTAAAAACATAGAAAAACCCCAATCTAAAAGATTGGGGTTTTTGTAAGTGTCTAGTAGTTCACTTTAAGATCATTTATACCAAAAAAAGTTTAAATTAAAAAATATTAATGGTAAACTAAATAATACCTTTTGTTAATTATCATTAAATATTTTATTTATTCTATTTAATATCCCAAACACCAAAATTGAAGCCACTATCTGATAAAATATAGAAAAAATTGCAATAAGTAAATTAGATTTAACTAATGTTACAATAAAAGTCCAGAGCAATAAAAGTCCTGCCAGATAAAGATAGGTTGTATCTTCTCCTTGAACTGCAATAACAATACATATTAAAACACCTATACCTCTAATGATTGTACCTACGCTAAATATATTGTACCCATAATTATCACTAGTATAACTCCATAAAAAGTAACCTAAAGCAAAATAAACTATAATCCCAATTACTACTAATGCTATCACCATATTTCTAATTTTTACATAAATTTATTATTGCTTCAATTGCCTTTTCATATTTCAATTGTTTTGCTACTGACAAGCAATCACATCCTACTTCTTTTTTATTTAATTTTATCATTGATAATCCAACATAATACCAAGTTTTTTTATTTTTCTTATCAATTAAGATTGCATTATTACCATCTATTAATGCTTTTGAATACTCTCCATTTAGGTAATATGCCTCTAACCTATTAGATAATGTAACCGCATTGTTAGGATTTAAAATATTTGCTTGTGAAAAATCAATTATTGCAGATTCGTATTTACCAATTTTAACTTTACAATATCCTCTATTACTATAAGAAAATTCTTTTTTATCTCCATATAACAATGACCTATCATAATCTAAAATAGCTCCTTCATAATCTTTATTATCAATTTTAATACTAGCTCTATTTTCGAAATTTATTGCGTTTTTAGAATCTAATTTTAAAGCTTCGTCATAATCTTCCAAAGCTAAATTAAAATCCTTAATTTTCTCTCTTGCAGACCCTCTATTGGAGTATGCCTCCATATAGCCCTTGTCTAATTTAATCGCATCTGAAAAATCTTCAATCGAGCCCTTAAAATCTTTTATATGCATTTTAATTAACCCAATTTTATTAAAAAGCTCCTTGTTATTTTTATAAATTAATTTTGCCTCATTTAAGACAGAAATAGATTCCTTAAATTTAAATTCTTTATTAAGATCTTTAGATTTTTTCAAATAATACTCTAAATGCCTAACCTCTTCTTTCTTTTGTGCAGATACTTCGTTAAAAGATAGAATGATTATGAAAAAAATTAAAAATGTAGTTCCTTTATACATTTAAAATATTTTGAATTTTACTTTTAGCATAATAAGTCGACAAGTAAATTACCAGACTATCTGTATCTCCCTTACTAATCAACCTTTCCAAGTCTTTTTTGTCTTTTTCAGATTTTGCAAAATGTTTAACGATAACCTCACCCTTACCCTGTTTAATTATTTCCTTAACGTAAATTTTTGTTTTTCCTGTTTTTATAAATTTCTTTAAAGCACTTCCAAGTTTACCTTCATCTAATAATTGTATTATTTCATCAATTTTAGCTTGATTATCATTTTTCACACTATCAAATTGTTTGTTGAAATTCATAATATCATATATCCAAAATACAATACCACCAATCAATAAAGTTAATATAGCAACGATTAAACGAATTAAAAACTTCTTAAAACTCCCTAAATAGAGTTGATGAATTCCAAATATTCCAGTTAAAGGGAAGAAAAGTAGAAGTTGAGCAATTTTTTTGTTTTTCATGTTTTTATATGTTCTTTTAAGTTCACTTGTAAATAAAAATTATTTTACTGACGGATTACCATATTTAATTAAAAAGAATCCTTTTAAATTTTTTGTAAAAATGTATATATCTTTTTAATTTTAGTTACGGGTTTCCGTAATTAAGTTTTTTTTTAGGAAAATTTCTAAAGTTATTCCTATTTCCGCGCAAATATACTAGAAAGGTATTATATATCATAACCCAACTAGTCGTTTTACTGACCTTCTTTGTAAAATGATTACTGTTGAGGAGAAATATTTAAAATCTTTAGGTAAAAATATATCAAGAATGAGACGATTAAACAATTTTAGTCAGTTAGATATTTGTGCAATAATTTCTATGGAGAAATCAAATCTATCTAGTATTGAAAATGGCAGGCAAAACCCTACTACATTAACTTTAAAAAAAATAGCCGATGCGATTGGTGTTGAGGTTAAAGATTTTTTCAACTTTGATTAATCTTTTGTAAAACTGCAAAAAACTAACACAAAATAAAGCAAATATTTATTCCAAAACAAAAAAACCCCAATCGGAATGATTGGGGTTTTTGGAGGTGTCTAGCGGATTCGAACCGCTGTACATGGTTTTGCAAACCATTGCCTAGCCACTCGGCCAAGACACCTTTTTATCTTAAAGAAAATTTACAATAAATTATAAATCTGTTTTTAAGGATTGCAAATTTAAGCAAATTTTAAAGGATTGCAAGTCTTTTTTTAATTTTAAAATAAAAACAAATAGTTTTTCTGCTTTTATACGTGTTCACCCACCTTTTAGTTACGTAATATCTATCTCTTTTTTGTAAGAATAATGACCACTTCTTCTACATTTCCGCCAATTGGTGGGTTAATTTTTGCCACTGCAACTTTGGCTTTTTTTACCATAGGAATTTCTTTAAACGTTCTGTCTAAGATTCTCTGAGCCACTTCTTCTAACAATTTAGAACGAATGGCCATTTCTTCTTTTACAATACGGTTTAAATGTACATAATCTACCGTGTCTGCTAATTCATCTGTTTTAGATGATTTTTTTAAATTTGCCTTAATTTCTACATCAACGCTGTATTCTGAACCTATTTTTCCTTCTTCGTCTAAACATCCATGAAAAGCATAGAGTTTAATATTGTTTACTTGTATTATTCCCATTTTGTAATTTAAAAGAACAAATATAGCGTTATTAACCGATTTTTATAGACTTTCTACTACTTGTGTTAGTGATTGAAACGGCAGCTTTTTTATCGTTTTTTTTCTAAAACGATAAAAAACTACAGTGGAAAGCACGACCCGTAGGGAAACACCCAAAAAAAGCATTTAAAAACGAGTTATTTTACGTAATTTTGGTGCTTAATTTTGTACCGAAACAGATGTCTGAAGAGAAAAAATCGCTCAATTTTTTAGAGCATATTATTGAAGAGGATTTAGCAAACGGAATGCCAAAAGAAAATTTACGTTTTCGTTTTCCGCCAGAACCAAATGGGTATTTGCATATTGGTCACACCAAAGCAATCGGAATTAGTTTCGGTTTGGGTGAGACTTATAATGCACCTGTAAATTTGCGTTTTGATGATACAAACCCTGCAAAAGAAGAGCAAGAATATGTAGATGCAATTAAGAAAGATATTTCTTGGTTGGGCTATTCTTGGGCAAATGAGTGTTATTCATCAGACTATTTTCAGCAATTGTTCGATTGGGCAGTTTTGTTGATAAAAGATGGAAAAGCATATGTAGATTCTCAATCTTCGGAAGATATGAGAGCGCAAAAAGGTACGCCAACTCAGGTTGGTACAAATAGTCCTTTTAGAAACAGATCTGTAGCAGAAAACTTGGAATTATTCCAAGGAATGAAAGACGGGAAATTTAAGGAAGGGGAACATACTTTGCGTGCAAAAATTGACATGGAAAACCCAAATATGTTACTACGTGATCCTTTAATGTACAGAATTATGTATAAAGATCACCATAGAACTGGTGATGCTTGGTGCATTTACCCAATGTACGATTGGACGCATGGTGAGAGTGATTATATTGAGCAAGTTTCGCATTCTTTATGTTCTCTTGAGTTTAAACCTCACAGAGAATTGTACAATTGGTTTAGAGATACTGTTGTTACGTATAGCAAGGAGAAATACCCAAATCCGCCAAAACAACGTGAGTTTTCTCGTTTGAATTTGAGTTACACCATTATGAGTAAACGTAAGTTGTTAACTTTGGTTGAACAAGGAATTGTTGCTGGTTGGGACGACCCAAGGATGCCTACAATTTCTGGTTTAAGAAGACGTGGTTATACTCCGGAGTCTATAAAAAGTTTTATTGAAACTGTTGGTGTTTCTAAACGTGAAAACGTAATTGATGTAGCTCTTTTAGAGTTTAAAATTCGTGAGGATTTAAATAAGACTGCCAAAAGAGTGATGGGAGTTTTAGACCCTATTAAAGTGGTAATTACAAATTATCCGGAAGGAAAAGAAGAGTTCTTAACCGCTGAATACAATGATTACGAAGATGGTTTTGGAACTAGAGAGGTTCCTTTTTCTAGAGAAATTTACATAGAACGTGAAGATTTTAGAGAGGAAGCGAATAAGAAATTCTTCCGTTTAAAATTAGGAAAAGAAGTGCGTTTAAAAAATGCGTATTTTATTACAGCAACTAGCTGTACTAAAGATGCTGACGGAAATATTACAGAAATACAGTGTACGTATGATCCGTTAACAAAATCTGGAATGGATACCGAAGAAAGCAAGCGTAAAGTAAAAGGTACTTTGCACTGGGTTTCTGTAAAACATGCAGTAAAAGCAGAAGTAAGAGCTTATGACCGATTGTTTTTAGATGAAGCACCAGATTCTCATAAAGATAAAGATTTTATGGAGTTTATAAACCCAAATTCTTTAGAAATAATTACTGCTTTTGTAGAACCTAGTTTACAAACAGCTACCATTGGTGAGCGTTTTCAGTTTCAGCGAATGGGCTATTTTAATGTTGATGATGATGCAACTTCTGATAATTTAGTGTTCAATAAAATTGTTGGATTACGTGATTCTTGGGGAGGTCAATAAAATTTTAGTAGGCAGTTTCAGTTATCACTGTTGTGTTTAATTAGTATTCAGTGGCAGTAGCAGTATTCAGTTATCACTGTTGTGTTAAAAAGTGAATGTGAGCAGTTCTCACTGTTGTGTTTTAAAATTTATAAGTATGAAAAAATTAATTGTTTTAAGTTTATTAATTTTAGCTTCTTGCGGAAACAAAAAAGAAATAAAACATGTTGCAGAAATTTCTTGTGGCCAATGTCAACTAGATTTAGATTCTGAAGATGGTTGTAGTTTAGCCGTTCGTTTTGATGATAAAGCGTATTTTGTTGATGGTTTTAATATTGATGATTTTGGAGATGCACATGATGAAAATATTGGCTTTTGTAATGCAATTAGAAAAGCAACAATTGTTGGTCTTGTAAAAGACGGACGCTTTGTAGCGAGTTCTATTGAGTTGGTTGAGTAAAAGAACCAAGATTTTTAGAATCAAGAACCAAGACAAATAGATTGCTGCTTTTACAGGAATAATAATAAATAAAAAATCCGATGAAAATTATTTCATCGGATTTTTATTGAAACATATATAAGATATATACTTTATATTTGTTATATTAGATTTTTGAAACAAAATAAAGTTATCATTATAATGAAAAAATTAATAGAAATCGATGATACTATTCTTACTAAACTGAAAGTATTATCTGCTTTTGAAGGATTAAGCGTAAAAGCCTTAATGGAAAAAGCTATTGAATTGTTTGTAAAGACGAAAGAGAAAGAACAATTAGATCGTTTAACAGATGAACAAAAAGAGGATATAGGACTTTTATTGTTAATGCAACAAGCAGATAGAACCGACACAGTGAGTAGAGACGATATCTTCAAATTGTTAAAATAGAATGAAGGTAATTTATCTAAAAAGCTTAGAAAAAGATTTAAAAAAAATTAAAGACAAAAAACTTCTTAAGCAATTAGAAACAGTTTTCATAAATCTCGAAGAAAAAGAGATTTTAAATCAGATTTCTAATGTTATGAAAATGTCTGGTCATAAAGATTTTTATAGAATTAGAATTGGTAATTATAGATTAGGTATTCATTATTCCGAAGAAACAATAACTATTGTTCGTTTTGTAAAACGTGAAGATATTTATAAACTGTTTCCTTAAAAAATAGATTGCTGCTTTTGCAGGAATAATAATAAATAAAAAATCCGATGAAAATTATTTCATCGGATTTTTACTGTTAATCTGAATTTATTTCAGACGCTTATGATTGTTGAAGTTGTGTAAGTTGAGACGCTGAAACAAGTTCAGCATGACAAGGCCTAATACTTTTTAGAACCCTACTTTTTTACACTGAAAACTGAATACTAACCTAAGGTGCAGGATTCGGTATTAATTTATGAACTGCTTCAATTTCATTTAAAATTTCTTCTGATAAATCAATATTTATACTACCAATATTTTCTTTTAATTGACTCATTTTAGTCGCTCCAATAATATTACTAGTAACAAATGGTAGCTGATTAATATAAGCCAAAGACAATTCCGTTAAACTCATTTTGTTTTTTAACGCAATCTCCTCATACTTTAAAATAGCTTGTTCCGATGCACCCTCTTGGTATCTAGTAATATAATTAGGAAACAAAATTCCTCTTGCATTTGTAGGTTTTTGTCCTCTTAAATATTTACCAGTTAATACCCCTTGTGCCAACGGAGAATAGGCTAATAAGCCTATATTTTCTCTCAAAGACACTTCAGACATTCCGTATTCATAACTTCTATGTATTAATGAATAAGAATTCTGAATCGTTGCCATTCTTGGTAAATTCATTTCTTTGGCTGCTTGTAAATACTGCATGGTTCCCCAAGGTGTTTCGTTAGACAAACCTATTTGTCTAATTTTACCTTCATTAATTAACTTTTGTAAAGTTTCTAAAATCTCTACATGGTTCTCTGCTTCTTCATTTGAAGTCTTATAAGGATAATCTCTTGTACCAAAACAATTAACACCTCTTTCTGGCCAATGCAACTGATATAAATCTATATAATCCGTTTGCAGTCTTTTAAGACTTCCTTCTACCGCATCAATAATTCCTTGTTTGGCAAATCCATTTTCTCTAATGTGAGCCGTATAAGGCCCTACACCAGCAATTTTACTACCTAAAACAACCTTATCTCTATTCCCTGTTTTTTTAAACCAGTTTCCAATAATAGTTTCTGTGGCTCCATACGTTTCTGGAGTTGCAGGAACTGCATATAATTCTGCAGTATCAAAAAAGTTAACACCTTGTTCTAATGCATAATCCATTTGCTCAAAACCTTCTTCTTGTGTGTTTTGTTTTCCCCAAGTCATGGTTCCTAAACAAATCTTAGAAACCTTAATATCTGTATTTGGTAATTTTGTGTATTTCATATATAAATGAAGTATAATTTTGTAAATGTTTAATCGTGTAATTGTACAAAAACTTACTGCGAATTTAAAAACTAATATTTTAACCAAAAAATTAAGCGTGTAATTATTAAAATTACACGCTTAATTGACTTATAATATTTAAACTTATAAAAATTTGTTATTTGTAAACCGTGTTAAACAAATACATGATTTAACAAATAAACACTAGATTCCCGATTTCTCGGGAAAGACAGTTTATAAGTATTCTTGAGATAAAAATTCAAGAAACACTTTTCATCTTATTTTAATATAGCTTCAATACCTGGTAATGTTTTTCCTTCTAACATTTCTAACATTGCTCCACCACCAGTAGAAACATAACTTACTTTATCTGCAAAACCAAATTGTTTAACAGCAGCAACAGAATCTCCACCACCAACTAAAGAAAACGCTCCGTTTTTGGTTGCTTTGTCTATAGAATTACCTAATGCAATTGTTCCTCCTGCAAAAGATTCCATTTCGAAAACACCTAAAGGTCCGTTCCATAAAATAGTTTTACATTTATTAACAACAACATCAAAAATTTCTCTAGATTTTGGTCCAGCATCAACTCCTTCCCAACCATCAGGAATTTCATTAATATCTAAAATTTGAGTATTTGCATCGTTAGAAAAATCATCTGCAGCAATAACATCTACTGGTATATGAATTTCTACTCCTTTTTCTTTTGCTTGCTTTAAGATATCTAAAGCTAATTCCATTTTATCATCTTCACAAATAGAGTTTCCAATTTTTCCACCTTGTGCTTTAATAAAAGTAAAACTCATTCCACCACCAATAATTAAGTGATCTACTTTATCTAAAATATTTTCAATCACTGTAATTTTAGAAGATACTTTTGCACCACCCAAAATTGCTAAAACTGGTCTTTCAGAATTGTTTAATACTTTATCTATACTTTCTATTTCTCTTGCTAATAAATTTCCAAAACATTTGTTTTCAGGAAAAAACTGAGCAATAATTGTAGTAGAAGCGTGCGCTCTGTGTGCAGTACCAAAAGCATCGTTTACATAAACATCACCAAATTTCGATAATTTTTCTGCAAAAGCAACATCCCCTTTTTTCTCTTCTTCGTAAAAACGTAAGTTTTCTAATAATAAGATTTCTCCCGACTTTAAATTTGCTACAGCTTCTTCTACTTTAGCTCCAATACAATCTGAAACAAACTTTACTTTAACTCCTAAAATTTCAGTGGCTTTGGCTACAATATGTCCTAAAGAAAACTCCTCTTGAAATCCTTTTGGACGTCCTAAATGAGACATTAAGATACAGCTTCCTTCTTGCTCTAAAATATCTATAATTGTAGATTTTGCAGCTTGAATTCTTGTAGCATCTGTTACTTCAAATTTATCATTTAAAGGCACATTAAAATCTACACGAATTAACGCTTTCTTATTCTTGAAATTAAAATCTTTTAGTGTTTTCATCTTTTATTAATCTATTTTCAACAAAAATACCTAATTATTTACTCTTTTAGAAGTGTAAATCCTAAAATTTAATACAACGTTTGCGAAGACAAATACCGCTCTTGCAACTAATTTACAAATGAAAAAGATTGCTTTCTAAATTTGGTGGATTAATGACAAACAAATTTTATATTTGCCTATGCTTTTCAACCAAATTATAGGCCAAGAACACATAAAAAAACACTTAAAAGTCTCTGCAGAAAACGGCAGAATTCCGCATGCACAATTATTTGTAGGTAAAGAAGGCAGCGGTACTTTGCCAATGGCAATTGCTTATGCTCAGTTTTTATTGTGTAATTTTTCTGATAATGTTGATGTCTGTAACCTAAAATGCGACAAACTACAACACCCAGATTTACACTTTGCATATCCTGTAACTTCCAATGATAACGTAAAAAAACACCCAGTTAGTAGTTTATTTTTAGAAGATTGGAGAACTTTTATTGCAACACAACCTTACGGAAGTTTATTTAATTGGCTGCAACACATTGGTGTAGAAAATAAACAAGGGCTTATTGGGGTTGATGAAGCAGAAGAAGTTGTAAAAAAACTAAGACTTAAAAGTTACGAAGGTGGTTTTAAAGTGATGATTATTTGGATGGCAGAAAAAATGAATATTGCTGCTGCTAATAAGTTGTTAAAATTAATTGAAGAACCACCAGAAAAAACAGTTTTCATCTTAATTACCGAAAGCGAAGAACAAATTATAAACACCATTAAATCTCGTTGTCAGGCACTACATTTCCCTGCGTTAAGTGAGCAAGACATCTCTAATACCTTAGTGGTAGATCATCAGGTTTCAGATAATGAAGCTGCAAAAATTGCGCATCAGGCAGAAGGGAATTTTAATAAAGCACTCCATTTATTTCACAACGATTCTAGTGATCTTATTTTTGAAGAATGGTTTATTGCTTGGATTAGAACTGCTTTTAAAGCCAAAGGAAACGCTGCTGTTGTACAACAATTAATAGAATGGTCGGACACGATTGCCAAAACCGGACGCGAAACTCAAAAGCGTTTTTTAGAGTATTGTTTGCAATTTTTTAGACAGGCTTTATTGCTGAATTATAAATCTGAAAACTTGGTTTTTATGGAATCTAAAACAGGGTTTAATCTTTCTAAATTTGCTCCTTTTGTACATTCTGGTAATATTTTAGATATAGAAAAAGAACTAAATGATGCCATGTATCATATAGAAAGAAACGGAAATCCGAAAATTATTTTGTTAGATCTTTCCATGAAACTAACTCGTTTTTTACATAAAAAGGAAGAGACCGTTTAACTTTAATATTTTTTTTAGAAGCTATTTCCAGCTTTCGCTACTCGCTTTTTTTACCAAAAAAAGATAAAAAAGAGCTCAAACAAGCCGCTCAATCTGGGCTAAACATGTTTGCCAATTAAAAGAATAACACAAGCGTTGTACTAATTAATTTGTTAATTATAACCCTATCGATAAATAACAAAATCAGACCCTTCAGGTTTCAAAAACCTGAAGGGTCTTTTTTATCTGTTAATCTTTAAACCTATACTTTCTATGTTACCAGGTAGTTAATTTTTAAAAAATCAGGTACTTTATGCTACCAAGCTAGTAAGTTTCTATAAAAAGCTATAACAAAAAAGTTTAACCAATTCCATTTAAAATTCTTTTAGCCACAAATAAATCTGCAATTGTTGGGTTTTCTGGGCAACTTTTTATTTGTATAAACTCATCTCCAGATTTCACAAAACCAGTTTGTAAAACTTTAAAATAAACGCCACAAAAAGTAGTTTTCCAAAACTTTTTTACAATTGTCATATTATTAAAACGAACTCCTAATTTATAACAAGGTTCTCTATGCAACGTCGCTTCTAAAATAGTTTCGCCAACTTTAAAAGTATCACCCGCATAAATTTTAGTTTCGTCTATGTCATCAATGGTTAAGTTTTCCCCAAAGATTCCCGTTTCAAAATTAACCTTAGGATAAACAGCTTTCCAATACTCATAATGTTTTACAGAATATCCGTAAACCGCTTGTAAAACCCCTCCGTGATTCTCTCTATCACAAATAGTATCTCCTTTAACGTCTTCTGCATCTAAAAAGATAGGTTTATCAACAGAATATTTAAAAATACCTGTAGTTACTAACGTTCCTTTGTAGTCTATTTCTTTTCGTTCTCCAATATTTGTTGATATAATTCTCATTATTCCTATGTATCCTAAAAGATTTTAAGAACCTTGTAGGTTTGTTATTTTACAAACTTTTTTAGTGCCTTTTTAGTAAAATCAGACAAAACTAATTCACCAGAAATAGCCGCTCTTTCTGCTAATAAATCAGTCCAATTTTCTGTGCCTTGCCACAGTACTTTTTTCATTTCTGTTAATGCTTCCGGATTATAAGACGCTAATTTTTCTGAGAATAATTCTACTTCTTCCTCTAATTCTTTTTGAGTTTCAAAAACCTTAGCATACAAACCCTTTTCTTTTGCCCAGTATGCATTTTTCCAATTAGTAGCATCTAAAGTAAGTTCTGCAGTACCAGAAACACCTATTTTTCTACTTACTGCTGGCTCAATTACAAAAGGTCCAATTCCTATGGTAAATTCAGATAATTTTATCGCCGCGTTTTCGGTTGCCAAAACGTAATCGCAAGCTGCTGCTAAACCAACACCACCTCCAACGGTTTTTCCTTGAATGCTACCAATAATTAATTTTCCACAAGTTCGCATCGCATTTATTACGTTTGCAAAGCCAGAAAAAAATTGTTTTCCTTCTTCTAAATTAGAAATAGCCACTAATTCATCAAAAGAAGCACCTGCACAAAATGCTTTTTCTCCTTCAGACTTTAAAATAATAACAGATACGTCTTCATTACGCCCAACTAAAATTAGTTCTTTACTCAATCTTCCTAATAATTCACTCGGAAAAGAATTACTTGCAGGATGTCCAAATTCAATCGTTGCAATATTATTTTGAATACTCGTATATAAACTTCCGTTTTGTCTTGTAGTGCTCATAGAATGTATCTTTTTGTAAAAATAGTGGATTTTATTTTGAATGTCTTTTTTGAATGAGACTTTTTAATCTTTAGAAAATCAATTAAAGAAATTAAAAAATAAGATTCCTCAATCGCTAAAAAGCTCATTTCGGAATGACACGTAAAAATTATTCGTTGACTACTAAAGGTATAAACTTCTTTCTAAATCTAATAATTAACGGTAAACCTCTTGCAATCATCCAAAGTGTAAAGGCAATCCAAATTGCAATTAATTTTAAATCGAAATAATCAAAAATCAATAATGTCGGTATAAATACCAATGCAGTAGAAAGAAGTAAGAGGTTTCTTAAATATTTCATTTCTCCCATTCCTTTAAACATTCCATCAAAAATAAAAGAGATGGCATTTATAGGTTGCATTAATAAAACAATCCAAAAAACATTGTAAAACTGCTCTAAAACAGCGGGCTCTTTTGTAAAAATTTGTCCGATGAAATTATAAAAAATAAAACCAACCATACCAATAAGTACTCCTATTGCCAATCCATATTTTAAAAGTTTATTACTTAGTTCTACCAAAGAAGTATAATCTTTTGCTCCTAAAAATTTTCCGGATAATATATTTCCTGCACTAGCATATCCGTCTACCATAAAAGCACCTAACAACCAAATATTAATACCAATAGTGTAGGCGGCAATATATTCTTTACCATAATCTGTGGCAT
Protein-coding regions in this window:
- a CDS encoding tetratricopeptide repeat protein, producing the protein MYKGTTFLIFFIIILSFNEVSAQKKEEVRHLEYYLKKSKDLNKEFKFKESISVLNEAKLIYKNNKELFNKIGLIKMHIKDFKGSIEDFSDAIKLDKGYMEAYSNRGSAREKIKDFNLALEDYDEALKLDSKNAINFENRASIKIDNKDYEGAILDYDRSLLYGDKKEFSYSNRGYCKVKIGKYESAIIDFSQANILNPNNAVTLSNRLEAYYLNGEYSKALIDGNNAILIDKKNKKTWYYVGLSMIKLNKKEVGCDCLSVAKQLKYEKAIEAIINLCKN
- a CDS encoding TM2 domain-containing protein, which encodes MKNKKIAQLLLFFPLTGIFGIHQLYLGSFKKFLIRLIVAILTLLIGGIVFWIYDIMNFNKQFDSVKNDNQAKIDEIIQLLDEGKLGSALKKFIKTGKTKIYVKEIIKQGKGEVIVKHFAKSEKDKKDLERLISKGDTDSLVIYLSTYYAKSKIQNILNV
- a CDS encoding helix-turn-helix transcriptional regulator, yielding MITVEEKYLKSLGKNISRMRRLNNFSQLDICAIISMEKSNLSSIENGRQNPTTLTLKKIADAIGVEVKDFFNFD
- the folB gene encoding dihydroneopterin aldolase, which gives rise to MGIIQVNNIKLYAFHGCLDEEGKIGSEYSVDVEIKANLKKSSKTDELADTVDYVHLNRIVKEEMAIRSKLLEEVAQRILDRTFKEIPMVKKAKVAVAKINPPIGGNVEEVVIILTKKR
- a CDS encoding glutamine--tRNA ligase/YqeY domain fusion protein, producing the protein MSEEKKSLNFLEHIIEEDLANGMPKENLRFRFPPEPNGYLHIGHTKAIGISFGLGETYNAPVNLRFDDTNPAKEEQEYVDAIKKDISWLGYSWANECYSSDYFQQLFDWAVLLIKDGKAYVDSQSSEDMRAQKGTPTQVGTNSPFRNRSVAENLELFQGMKDGKFKEGEHTLRAKIDMENPNMLLRDPLMYRIMYKDHHRTGDAWCIYPMYDWTHGESDYIEQVSHSLCSLEFKPHRELYNWFRDTVVTYSKEKYPNPPKQREFSRLNLSYTIMSKRKLLTLVEQGIVAGWDDPRMPTISGLRRRGYTPESIKSFIETVGVSKRENVIDVALLEFKIREDLNKTAKRVMGVLDPIKVVITNYPEGKEEFLTAEYNDYEDGFGTREVPFSREIYIEREDFREEANKKFFRLKLGKEVRLKNAYFITATSCTKDADGNITEIQCTYDPLTKSGMDTEESKRKVKGTLHWVSVKHAVKAEVRAYDRLFLDEAPDSHKDKDFMEFINPNSLEIITAFVEPSLQTATIGERFQFQRMGYFNVDDDATSDNLVFNKIVGLRDSWGGQ
- a CDS encoding DUF6370 family protein, which translates into the protein MKKLIVLSLLILASCGNKKEIKHVAEISCGQCQLDLDSEDGCSLAVRFDDKAYFVDGFNIDDFGDAHDENIGFCNAIRKATIVGLVKDGRFVASSIELVE
- a CDS encoding type II toxin-antitoxin system RelE/ParE family toxin → MKVIYLKSLEKDLKKIKDKKLLKQLETVFINLEEKEILNQISNVMKMSGHKDFYRIRIGNYRLGIHYSEETITIVRFVKREDIYKLFP
- a CDS encoding aldo/keto reductase, translating into MKYTKLPNTDIKVSKICLGTMTWGKQNTQEEGFEQMDYALEQGVNFFDTAELYAVPATPETYGATETIIGNWFKKTGNRDKVVLGSKIAGVGPYTAHIRENGFAKQGIIDAVEGSLKRLQTDYIDLYQLHWPERGVNCFGTRDYPYKTSNEEAENHVEILETLQKLINEGKIRQIGLSNETPWGTMQYLQAAKEMNLPRMATIQNSYSLIHRSYEYGMSEVSLRENIGLLAYSPLAQGVLTGKYLRGQKPTNARGILFPNYITRYQEGASEQAILKYEEIALKNKMSLTELSLAYINQLPFVTSNIIGATKMSQLKENIGSINIDLSEEILNEIEAVHKLIPNPAP